The following coding sequences are from one Triticum aestivum cultivar Chinese Spring chromosome 5A, IWGSC CS RefSeq v2.1, whole genome shotgun sequence window:
- the LOC123104248 gene encoding protein MANNAN SYNTHESIS-RELATED 1 — MVDPRQVLAGFLTLSMFVMLGNMIKHDHFTSVSELAVDATGVELNAMKIADNTEITKAGVELEATEEIKPCWTKPSPKDDQSNGFVTLSLTIGPEYHASQIADAVVIARYLGATLVLPEIRGNELGKSRKFQDMYDVEKFKMNLDGVVKVVDKLPAELTTKKPAVIRVPNRVTEDFILDTIQPAFQKNSFLRLAIIFSSVSLKPKGTNNKDLDSTACHAMFTGLKLNAEYSEVAEQMLGRLKELSKKSDGRVLAVDMRTDLLEKKTCKTSAGARRKGCYNPQEVLNFLKKVGFSANTTIYLTETWWHKGLNNLKRAFPHTYTKDDIMPAEKKGEFLNSGDSDLARALDLEVCSQTDVFVPAIPGMFYGNVAGKRIAAGLTQILVPAPVVGGSAQASDFVSTYITKKSHFAYSCYC; from the exons ATGGTGGACCCGCGGCAGGTGCTGGCGGGGTTCCTCACCCTCTCCATGTTCGTCATGCTCGGCAACATGATCAAGCACGACCACTTCACCTCCGTCTCCGAG CTGGCCGTGGACGCAACAGGCGTGGAGCTCAATGCAATGAAGATCGCAGACAATACTGAAATAACCAAGGCTGGAGTGGAGCTCGAGGCTACTGAGGAGATTAAGCCGTGCTGGACCAAACCAAGCCCAA AGGATGATCAGTCTAACGGTTTTGTTACCTTGTCATTGACTATTGGCCCTGAATACCATGCATCACAG ATTGCTGATGCTGTAGTGATTGCAAGGTATCTGGGAGCTACACTTGTACTTCCAGAAATCAGAGGAAATGAATTAGGAAAGAGTCG AAAATTCCAAGACATGTACGATGTGGAAAAATTTAAGATGAACTTGGATGGTGTTGTCAAAGTAGTAGATAAACTTCCTGCTGAATTGACCACTAAGAAGCCAGCCGTTATTAGAGTACCAAACAGGGTGACAGAAGACTTCATCCTGGACACCATCCAGCCCGCCTTCCAAAAGAACAGTTTCCTACGACTTGCAATTATTTTCTCTTCAGTAAGTTTGAAACCGAAAGGGACGAATAACAAGGACTTGGATTCAACTGCTTGCCATGCAATGTTCACTGGGCTCAAACTGAACGCTGAATATTCAGAAGTGGCTGAACAGATGCTGGGCAGGCTTAAAGAGCTAAGCAAGAAATCGGATGGCAGGGTGCTGGCGGTCGATATGCGGACCGACTTGCTAGAGAAGAAGACCTGTAAAACAAGCGCGGGTGCAAGAAGGAAAGGCTGTTACAATCCTCAGGAGGTTCTGAATTTCCTGAAGAAGGTCGGCTTCTCTGCTAATACAACCATCTACTTGACAGAGACATGGTGGCACAAAGGCCTGAATAATCTGAAGAGGGCATTTCCACACACTTATACCAAG GATGACATAATGCCGGCTGAGAAGAAAGGAGAATTCCTGAATTCTGGCGATTCAGACCTAGCAAGAGCCCTGGACCTCGAGGTCTGCTCGCAGACCGACGTTTTCGTCCCCGCCATCCCCGGTATGTTCTACGGAAACGTGGCCGGTAAGAGGATCGCGGCAGGCCTGACCCAGATCCTTGTCCCGGCTCCGGTGGTGGGCGGTTCGGCGCAGGCCTCAGACTTCGTCTCCACATACATCACCAAGAAGAGCCACTTCGCCTACTCATGCTACTGCTAG